A genomic window from Anthonomus grandis grandis chromosome 4, icAntGran1.3, whole genome shotgun sequence includes:
- the LOC126735415 gene encoding cytoplasmic tRNA 2-thiolation protein 1 — MPPCSTKCGKNAILKRPKTGDTLCKECFFEAFENEIHFTIQRTKLFRPGSTVAIAASGGKDSTVLAYVMKLLNEKFNYDLNLVLLSIDEGITGYRDDSLNTVKQNRDDYGMPLKILSYKDLYGWTMDEIVAEIGRKNNCTFCGVFRRQALDRGANLLKVDCLATGHNADDIAETVLMNILRGDLARLSRCTAIMTDSGDGIPRVKPLKYTFEKEIVMYAYFRKLVYFSTECVFAPNAYRGHARMLLKDLEKIDPSTIMNIIQSGEDLKLHESAKVPTLTRCTRCNYVSSQDVCKACILLEGLNKGLPRLGIGKSSKVKRMLEEKKKLTENCGSGDMCSRNEGNSCICLSNPA; from the exons atgcctCCTTGTTCTACAAAGTGTGGAAAAAACGCTATATTAAAG AGGCCCAAAACTGGAGACACTTTGTGCAAGGAATgcttttttgaagcatttgagAATGAGATTCATTTTACCATCCAAAGAACGAAACTCTTTCGTCCCGGGTCAACAGTAGCGATAGCTGCCTCAGGAGGAAAAGACTCAACTGTGCTCGCATATGTAATGAAATTGTTAAATGAGAAATTCAACTATGATCTTAACCTTGTATTGCTTTCTATCGATGAAGGAATTACAGGCTATAGGGATGATAGTTTAAATACAGTTAAACAAAATAGAGATGATTATGGAAtgcctttgaaaattttatcaTATAAAGATCTGTATGGATGGACAATGGATGAAATTGTGGCTGAA ataggaAGAAAAAATAACTGCACATTCTGTGGAGTGTTTAGAAGACAAGCATTGGACAGGGGTGCCAATTTATTGAAAGTGGATTGTTTAGCCACAGGACATAATGCAGATGATATAGCTGAAACTGTTTTAATGAATATCTTGAGAGGTGATTTAGCAAGGTTGAGTAGGTGTACTGCTATTATGACG gacaGTGGTGATGGTATCCCAAGAGTGAAACCATTAAAATACACGtttgaaaaagaaatagttATGTATGCCTATTTTcgaaaattagtttatttttcgaCAGAGTGTGTTTTTGctccaaatgcttatagaggcCACGCCAGAATGCTTTTAaaagatttggaaaaaattgatccCAGTACAATTATGAATATTATTCAGTCAG gTGAAGACCTAAAACTGCATGAATCCGCTAAAGTTCCAACCTTAACTAGATGTACAAGATGCAACTATGTGTCTTCGCAAGATGTATGCAAAGCCTGCATTCTCTTGGAAGGCTTGAATAAAGGTCTGCCCCGCTTAGGTATAGGAAAAAGCAGTAAAGTGAAGCGAATGttagaagaaaagaaaaaacttacGGAAAATTGTGGGTCAGGAGACATGTGTTCTCGAAACGAGGGAAATAGTTGTATATGTTTAAGTAATCCAGCATAA
- the LOC126735416 gene encoding ubiA prenyltransferase domain-containing protein 1 homolog: MPVEQPDTDLVKKDGTANGEIKNTESKAPTTKSSGLMKLSSYVLALRPWSLSASLMPTLLGSTIAYKYPGATDFNYLTLIFTIFTVVSVHGAGNVVNTYFDYVKGIDNRKSDDRILVDRILSKDEVVSLGALLYFCGCVGFIAMAAMSPAKMEHLALVYFGGLSSSFLYTGGIGFKYIALGDVLILTIFGPISVLFAFLVQTGRIEWATIYYAIPLALNTEAILHSNNTRDLESDRKVGIVTLAIIIGHTASHVLYAFLLFTPYIMFMVGTLKYSKWFMLPLVTLPSAFKIEKQFRSSDIQEVPKKTARLNLYFGILYVLACSMVSSLPFITQR, from the exons atgCCAGTGGAACAACCAGATACTGACCTAGTAAAAAAGGATGGAACTGCAAATGGTGAAATTAAGAATACAGAGTCCAAAGCTCCTACAACTAAATCATCTGGTCTTATGAAGCTGTCTAGTTATGTCCTGGCTTTAAGACCCTGGTCATTAAGTGCTAGTCTTATGCCTACATTATTAGGTTCAACAATAGCATATAAATATCCTGGAGCAACAGACTTTAActatttgactttgatttttaccatttttactGTAGTATCTGTACACGGTGCTGGCAACGTCGTTAACACTTATTTTGATTATGTGaaag ggatTGATAACAGAAAATCAGATGACAGAATTCTTGTCGACCGTATCCTTTCAAAAGACGAAGTAGTTTCGTTGGGCGCTCTGCTGTACTTTTGTGGATGTGTGGGATTCATCGCTATGGCCGCCATGTCGCCGGCCAAAATGGAACATCTCGCCTTAGTGTATTTTGGAGGTTTATCGTCAAGCTTTCTTTATACGGGAGGCATTGGTTTTAAATATATCGCGCTGGGGGATGTGCTGATCTTAACGATTTTCGGCCCCATTTCTGTTTTGTTTGCCTTTTTGGTTCAAACAGGTAGAATCGAATGGGCTACAATCTACTATGCCATACCTCTAGCTTTAAATACTGAAGCTATTTTGCACAGTAATAATACACGAGATTTAGAGTCAGATAGGAAGGTTGGCATCGTAACCTTAGCTATAATTATAGGACATACGGCTTCACATGTCCTATATGCTTTTTTGCTTTTTACCCCTTACATAATGTTTATGGTAGGCACATTAAAATACTCGAAATGGTTTATGTTGCCGTTAGTTACACTGCCCAGCGcctttaaaatagaaaaacagtTCAGATCTAGTGATATTCAAGAAGTGCCTAAGAAAACCGCTCGTCTTAActtatattttggtattttgtatgttttggctTGCAGCATGGTTTCGAGCTTACCATTCATAACTCAAAGATAG